A section of the Luteitalea sp. genome encodes:
- a CDS encoding DUF885 family protein — MQKAEDYKVTRQSKGSLGRAGVAEALPHFVEDYLSWRYEQEPTGATFDGVHAYDDLLEDFSRAAIDRQTRELGGFARRLAAIKTAVLNDEERVEAEALSSNLQSRVYELETVRTWERNPQLYAETLAVSLAAQAIFPYAPVSERARRVVSKLWQVPRLFDALRNNVKEPPGIFIRTAVETLRGLLQFIERDLPRAFATVDELSLLGDLADASSEATHALEATIEYLEKELAPRARASFRLGSERFLQKLRLDEGVTADANRLLAIGLREIDSVKEAFRRAAARVGRDEAAVVWEAVKRAHPPAGQMVARASEQVTALADFLRARQLVSVPEDAALEVGPTPPFYRWTFASLWAPGPFEPRPIRSSYYVTDVDPAWSPERQEEHLRDFSDATLWAISMHEAYPGHFLHFQHLRRVSPKQRRSALLAPMSFVEGWAHYGEHLMIEAGFGEQDPAIELGQLVEALVRLARLVVGVRLHTDDWSVEQGVRFFRDEALLEEGSARREAERGTFDPGYVTYALGKLMLLKLRDDCERQERNSFSLRKFHDRLLGQGTLPFPAHRRLLLGAADDGVALE; from the coding sequence ATCCAGAAAGCCGAAGACTATAAAGTGACTCGTCAATCGAAAGGCTCCCTAGGAAGAGCCGGCGTGGCCGAAGCGCTTCCGCATTTCGTCGAGGATTATCTGAGCTGGCGCTACGAGCAGGAGCCCACCGGCGCGACGTTCGATGGTGTTCATGCCTACGATGACCTCCTCGAGGATTTCTCGCGCGCAGCCATCGACCGTCAGACCCGCGAGCTCGGTGGATTCGCACGCCGCCTCGCGGCAATCAAGACCGCCGTGTTGAACGATGAGGAGCGGGTTGAGGCCGAGGCGCTGTCGAGCAACCTACAGTCGCGTGTGTACGAGCTGGAAACCGTTCGTACATGGGAGCGCAATCCGCAGCTCTACGCGGAGACGTTGGCCGTGAGCCTTGCCGCGCAGGCCATCTTCCCTTACGCGCCCGTTTCTGAGCGCGCGCGCCGGGTCGTCTCCAAGCTCTGGCAAGTGCCGCGACTCTTCGATGCGCTGCGGAACAACGTGAAAGAGCCGCCCGGCATCTTCATCCGGACAGCGGTCGAGACGCTGCGTGGCTTGTTGCAGTTCATTGAGCGTGACCTGCCCCGGGCGTTCGCCACGGTCGATGAGCTCTCGCTGCTTGGCGACCTCGCGGACGCCTCCTCTGAAGCCACGCATGCTCTCGAAGCGACAATCGAGTATCTCGAGAAGGAGCTCGCGCCGCGGGCCCGTGCGTCGTTCCGGCTGGGAAGCGAGCGGTTTCTCCAAAAGCTGCGTCTCGATGAGGGTGTCACGGCAGACGCCAATCGGCTGTTGGCCATTGGCCTCCGAGAGATCGACTCGGTCAAGGAGGCGTTTCGCCGCGCTGCGGCACGCGTCGGCCGTGACGAGGCGGCCGTGGTATGGGAAGCGGTGAAGCGCGCCCACCCGCCAGCCGGTCAAATGGTTGCGCGAGCGAGCGAGCAGGTCACGGCGCTGGCTGACTTTCTCCGTGCGCGCCAGCTCGTATCGGTGCCAGAGGACGCGGCGCTCGAGGTTGGGCCCACGCCGCCATTCTATCGATGGACCTTTGCGAGTCTCTGGGCGCCCGGACCGTTCGAGCCGCGCCCCATCCGCTCGAGCTACTACGTCACGGACGTCGATCCCGCCTGGTCGCCAGAACGGCAGGAAGAGCATCTGCGCGACTTCAGCGACGCGACGCTCTGGGCAATCTCCATGCACGAGGCCTACCCTGGGCACTTCTTGCACTTTCAGCACTTGCGCCGCGTGTCCCCGAAGCAGCGGCGCTCAGCGCTCTTGGCGCCGATGTCGTTTGTCGAAGGATGGGCCCACTACGGTGAGCACTTGATGATCGAGGCGGGCTTTGGCGAACAAGATCCCGCCATCGAGCTCGGCCAGCTCGTGGAAGCGCTCGTGCGTCTGGCGCGCCTCGTGGTTGGTGTGCGGCTTCACACCGACGATTGGTCGGTTGAGCAAGGGGTGCGCTTCTTCCGAGACGAGGCGTTGCTCGAGGAGGGATCGGCCAGGCGTGAGGCGGAACGCGGCACCTTCGACCCGGGCTACGTGACCTACGCCCTCGGCAAGCTCATGCTCCTCAAGCTTCGCGACGATTGCGAGCGTCAGGAGCGCAACAGCTTCTCGCTGCGGAAGTTTCACGACCGGCTGCTGGGCCAGGGGACGCTGCCGTTTCCAGCACATCGCCGCCTCCTCCTCGGTGCCGCCGACGATGGTGTGGCGCTGGAGTAA
- the glmU gene encoding UDP-N-acetylglucosamine diphosphorylase/glucosamine-1-phosphate N-acetyltransferase, with protein MTELQTIILAAGPGLRMHSQRPKPLHKLGGIALLDWVLRAAHADGASTTTVVIGHKPELIREALRAWPAVRLAVQQPLLGPIHAVACAVKALGMVHGTYLIVPADLPLLRPATLRRVVAEHTRSGAAMTLATAVVPQPYGYTRVFRQQGRLTHIVEERDLSPEQRRAREIAGGVCAFAAAPLREILGTLDWREGERDRTLPDLVALFKKRGLAIHTVEAVQPGELMGVNSQTQLAEAGVLMRQAKNEELMAAGVTLEDPATTYVGPDVEVGPDTVLHPNVYLEGRTRIGTACEIHSGTRLVDSEVADHAVVLNHCVIEESQIGSHATVGPFAHFRPGTRVGPEAKIGNFVELKKTTFGRGSKANHLTYLGDAIVGERVNVGAGTITCNYDGTTKHQTVIEDEAFIGSDSQLIAPVRVGRGAYIAAGSSVTDEVPADALAVARSRQVNKEGWARERRKKAHGAE; from the coding sequence ATGACTGAGCTGCAAACCATCATCCTGGCGGCAGGGCCCGGTTTGCGAATGCACTCTCAGCGGCCGAAGCCGCTTCACAAACTTGGGGGCATTGCCCTATTAGATTGGGTCTTAAGAGCCGCACACGCCGATGGAGCCTCAACAACAACAGTAGTTATAGGTCATAAACCAGAATTGATCCGTGAGGCGCTCCGTGCGTGGCCCGCGGTCCGTCTTGCCGTCCAGCAACCACTCCTTGGTCCCATCCACGCAGTCGCCTGTGCGGTAAAAGCGCTTGGGATGGTGCACGGCACCTATCTCATCGTCCCCGCCGACCTGCCGCTCCTTCGTCCTGCTACGCTGCGGCGGGTGGTTGCCGAGCACACACGGTCTGGCGCGGCAATGACGCTCGCGACGGCAGTGGTGCCCCAGCCGTACGGCTACACACGCGTTTTTCGCCAGCAGGGCCGCCTCACGCACATCGTCGAGGAACGGGACTTGTCGCCCGAGCAGCGGCGCGCTCGCGAGATCGCGGGGGGCGTGTGCGCCTTTGCCGCGGCTCCGCTTCGGGAGATTCTGGGGACGCTCGACTGGCGAGAGGGAGAGCGTGATCGCACGCTGCCCGACCTGGTGGCGTTGTTCAAAAAGCGTGGCCTCGCCATTCACACGGTCGAGGCTGTTCAGCCGGGCGAGCTGATGGGTGTGAACTCGCAGACCCAGCTCGCCGAGGCAGGTGTTCTGATGCGACAAGCCAAGAACGAAGAGCTCATGGCAGCAGGTGTCACCCTGGAGGACCCTGCCACCACCTACGTCGGTCCCGACGTGGAAGTGGGGCCGGACACAGTGCTCCATCCCAACGTTTACCTCGAAGGCCGTACCCGCATCGGCACCGCCTGCGAGATCCACTCCGGCACGCGTCTCGTGGACTCGGAAGTGGCGGATCATGCAGTGGTCTTGAACCACTGCGTCATCGAGGAGTCGCAGATTGGATCACACGCCACGGTTGGGCCGTTTGCGCACTTCCGGCCGGGCACGCGCGTTGGCCCGGAGGCGAAGATCGGCAACTTCGTCGAGCTCAAGAAGACAACGTTCGGTCGCGGCTCGAAGGCGAACCACCTGACATACCTCGGCGACGCGATCGTCGGTGAGCGTGTCAACGTCGGGGCGGGCACGATCACCTGCAACTACGACGGCACGACGAAGCACCAGACAGTCATCGAGGACGAGGCGTTCATCGGCAGCGATTCACAGCTGATCGCACCAGTGCGCGTGGGCCGAGGGGCGTATATAGCTGCGGGATCCTCGGTCACGGACGAGGTCCCGGCGGACGCGCTGGCCGTGGCACGCAGCCGGCAGGTCAACAAGGAAGGCTGGGCCCGGGAACGGCGTAAAAAGGCGCACGGTGCGGAATGA
- the rsmI gene encoding 16S rRNA (cytidine(1402)-2'-O)-methyltransferase yields the protein MGGRLYVVSTPIGNLEDVTLRALRVLRDVALIAAEDTRRTRRLLAHASIGTRMISLHGHNERAASARVLGELSAARDVALVSDAGTPLLSDPGLELVRQALDAGIRVEPIPGPSAVVAALVVSGMPSHQFTFLGFPPARGKERRAWLQTLAQEQRTVVCFEAPHRIRRTLQDIAALVGDCQVAVCRELTKIHEELIRGPVSTVLAAESLQHPLGELTLVFDLSSGIAAPAEGCSPVTDQEIASLFGQMIDNVGPSDRRPRRRAIAGVATRYGISQKEVYAAIERAKRCMPSNHD from the coding sequence ATGGGAGGCCGCCTCTATGTCGTTTCCACGCCCATTGGCAATCTGGAGGATGTCACGCTGCGGGCACTCCGGGTACTGCGCGACGTGGCGCTCATTGCTGCCGAAGACACGCGTCGGACCCGGCGCCTGCTCGCCCATGCCAGTATAGGCACCCGCATGATCAGCTTGCACGGTCACAATGAGCGGGCGGCTTCGGCTCGAGTGCTGGGCGAGCTGTCGGCGGCGCGCGACGTGGCGCTCGTGAGCGACGCCGGGACGCCGCTTCTATCCGATCCTGGCCTCGAGCTGGTTCGCCAGGCGCTCGACGCCGGCATCCGTGTCGAGCCGATCCCGGGACCAAGTGCAGTCGTCGCCGCCTTGGTCGTGTCGGGGATGCCGTCGCACCAGTTCACGTTCCTCGGATTCCCGCCAGCGCGCGGCAAGGAGCGCCGGGCCTGGCTCCAGACCCTGGCCCAGGAACAGCGAACCGTGGTTTGCTTCGAGGCGCCTCATCGCATCCGCCGGACGCTACAGGATATTGCGGCCCTCGTGGGAGACTGTCAGGTTGCGGTGTGTCGCGAGCTGACCAAGATTCACGAGGAATTGATTCGAGGGCCAGTTTCAACCGTGCTCGCAGCGGAGTCCCTCCAGCACCCCCTTGGCGAGCTTACTCTGGTGTTTGACCTATCAAGTGGAATCGCTGCACCTGCTGAGGGGTGCAGCCCCGTTACCGATCAAGAGATTGCTTCGCTATTCGGTCAAATGATAGATAACGTGGGTCCTTCAGATCGCCGCCCTCGCCGACGGGCAATTGCCGGCGTGGCCACTCGTTATGGCATTAGCCAGAAAGAAGTGTACGCTGCCATAGAACGGGCGAAGCGGTGCATGCCTAGCAACCATGACTGA
- a CDS encoding zinc ribbon domain-containing protein, whose protein sequence is MPLYEYQCEQCSHRFEVIQKFSDAPLADCPQCAGAIRKLPSSPAIQFKGTGWYITDYARKGGNGSTATDGGSKGEATAKDEGSAKSESSAKSTGEKKSDTGAKSSGASTPSSSSS, encoded by the coding sequence ATGCCGCTCTACGAGTATCAATGCGAACAGTGCAGTCACCGCTTCGAGGTCATCCAGAAATTCTCCGACGCGCCCCTTGCCGATTGTCCCCAATGTGCGGGAGCGATTCGCAAGCTTCCTTCGTCACCCGCCATCCAGTTCAAGGGAACGGGTTGGTACATCACCGACTATGCGCGGAAGGGTGGCAACGGCAGCACCGCGACAGATGGCGGCTCCAAGGGCGAAGCGACGGCAAAGGACGAAGGCAGCGCCAAGAGCGAAAGCAGTGCTAAGAGCACCGGCGAAAAGAAGAGCGACACTGGTGCCAAGAGCAGCGGCGCTTCAACCCCCTCCTCATCTTCCTCGTAG